Proteins from one Akkermansiaceae bacterium genomic window:
- a CDS encoding ATP-dependent Clp protease ATP-binding subunit: MNTSTDSPGMPDHSRALLQNLESHLKATIRGQDLTLERMASVLRRGELGLSAPNRPKGSFLLLGPTGVGKTESIVVFTRYLAGDERLFRFDMSEYQTQESLGLLLGTKSGERGNLGQAAARASGGTLLFDEIEKAHPRIMDVFLQILDAARLTVADGTTLDLSGFYVVFTSNIASGELLDWQHSSFATMERHVLARAQQWLRPELYARITEKLVFQRLDYDTQVEIARLMLERQLSELAAKGHHLTADPELLPFLVRMGFHPKLGARPLRDALEKLIGDAVARKILMDGDCEGILVVSKNIVEIEARYSPIHSSTAALKEVHIPNN; encoded by the coding sequence ATGAACACATCAACCGATTCTCCGGGTATGCCGGATCACAGCCGCGCCCTTCTCCAGAACCTCGAAAGTCATTTGAAAGCCACGATTCGCGGGCAGGACTTGACATTGGAGCGGATGGCATCCGTTCTCCGCCGTGGCGAGCTTGGTTTGAGCGCGCCCAACCGTCCGAAGGGAAGTTTTCTGCTGCTCGGACCCACCGGAGTTGGAAAGACGGAATCGATCGTGGTCTTCACCCGCTATCTGGCGGGAGACGAGCGGCTGTTCCGCTTCGACATGTCGGAATACCAGACGCAGGAGAGCCTTGGGTTGCTGCTGGGAACGAAATCCGGCGAACGGGGAAATCTAGGGCAGGCGGCGGCGCGGGCGTCCGGAGGCACGCTGCTTTTCGATGAGATCGAAAAAGCGCATCCCCGCATCATGGACGTGTTCCTTCAAATTCTGGATGCCGCCCGCCTCACCGTCGCCGACGGCACGACGCTGGATCTGAGCGGATTTTATGTGGTCTTCACCTCCAACATCGCATCTGGCGAACTGCTGGACTGGCAACATTCCTCGTTCGCCACGATGGAGCGCCACGTGCTCGCCCGCGCGCAACAGTGGCTGCGACCCGAACTTTACGCCCGGATCACCGAAAAGCTGGTGTTCCAACGTTTGGACTATGACACCCAAGTGGAGATCGCCCGGCTCATGCTTGAGCGTCAGCTTTCCGAACTGGCGGCTAAAGGCCATCACCTCACTGCGGACCCGGAATTACTGCCTTTTCTGGTACGGATGGGTTTTCATCCAAAGCTTGGGGCGCGACCGTTGCGGGATGCACTTGAAAAACTTATCGGAGACGCGGTGGCCCGCAAAATACTGATGGATGGCGACTGCGAAGGCATTCTGGTTGTGTCGAAGAACATTGTCGAAATTGAAGCGAGGTATTCTCCCATCCATTCTTCGACGGCGGCGCTGAAGGAAGTGCACATTCCGAACAATTGA
- a CDS encoding type IV secretory system conjugative DNA transfer family protein, with protein sequence MVILRPLIAAFVVAAGWYGYTVLSEPWNLAAVGGGVAIALAVILTTSATKDRRSPVVAKLGGMTWTIEDFCRGWLITGDTGSGKTRSGITPLLYQVFKNSPGWGGLCIDDKGLYWETLSEMARHFNRENDLILLQVRPDSPTSGWTPTHTFNLTSDRGIPFGTYAKFVVDTASSLGQQGDKGFFKNQAQTHIAAGLELLYEIGADVTLENVYHFLLNQTDMEEALDEIAEAEPTERRRLLDEHFRHRFLSQPPEQIGGVKETIANYLQYFLTPEIAEVFCPTENTFDFADIDRGKIICVAMPQKFQTERRYACTFLKMLFYTHVLRRFDKSKEERKDDNLLIMWADEAQRFVTASEDGMSDYNCVDVIREARATIVAAAQSSSSFIPPLGREKARVLSLNLRNRMIFRAADEEGANESADFLGKKRVVKKSWGYSGGRMSRNFTEQEEHKIKAHLLRELPKHTAVLVHGNQGFKRTLLPPLEPDGKVSPWFRRKFF encoded by the coding sequence ATGGTGATCCTCCGCCCGCTTATCGCCGCCTTCGTAGTCGCCGCAGGCTGGTACGGTTATACCGTCCTGTCGGAGCCGTGGAACCTTGCCGCCGTCGGCGGGGGAGTGGCCATTGCGCTTGCGGTCATTCTGACGACCTCCGCCACGAAAGACCGGCGTTCACCGGTCGTCGCCAAGCTCGGTGGCATGACATGGACGATAGAAGACTTCTGCCGTGGCTGGTTGATTACAGGCGACACAGGCTCCGGCAAGACTCGCAGCGGCATCACGCCGCTTCTTTATCAGGTCTTCAAGAACTCGCCCGGCTGGGGTGGCCTTTGCATCGACGACAAAGGTCTCTATTGGGAAACTCTCTCGGAAATGGCCCGTCACTTCAACCGGGAGAACGACCTGATTTTGTTGCAGGTCCGCCCCGACTCACCGACCTCCGGCTGGACGCCTACTCATACCTTCAACCTCACTTCCGACCGGGGCATTCCGTTCGGAACCTATGCCAAGTTCGTCGTGGACACTGCATCAAGCCTCGGTCAGCAGGGTGACAAGGGTTTTTTCAAGAACCAGGCACAGACCCACATCGCCGCCGGGCTTGAACTTCTTTACGAGATCGGTGCGGACGTGACGCTGGAAAACGTCTATCACTTCCTCCTCAACCAGACGGACATGGAGGAAGCCTTGGATGAAATCGCCGAAGCGGAACCCACGGAACGTCGCCGATTGCTGGACGAGCATTTCCGCCACCGCTTCCTTTCCCAGCCGCCCGAACAGATCGGCGGGGTTAAGGAGACCATCGCCAACTACCTTCAATACTTTCTCACGCCAGAGATTGCGGAAGTATTCTGCCCAACCGAAAACACCTTCGACTTCGCGGACATCGACCGTGGCAAGATTATCTGTGTGGCGATGCCACAGAAATTTCAGACCGAACGCCGGTATGCCTGCACCTTCCTCAAGATGCTCTTCTACACCCACGTTTTACGCCGGTTTGACAAGTCTAAGGAAGAGAGGAAGGACGACAACCTTCTAATCATGTGGGCGGACGAGGCACAGCGCTTCGTCACCGCCAGTGAGGACGGAATGAGCGATTACAACTGTGTTGATGTGATCCGCGAGGCACGAGCGACCATCGTTGCCGCTGCGCAATCCTCCAGTTCGTTCATCCCGCCGCTGGGACGTGAGAAGGCCCGAGTACTCTCTCTGAACCTCCGAAACCGGATGATCTTCCGCGCCGCCGACGAAGAAGGGGCGAACGAGAGCGCGGATTTCCTCGGAAAGAAGAGGGTGGTCAAGAAATCGTGGGGATACTCCGGCGGGAGGATGTCGCGAAACTTTACCGAGCAGGAGGAGCACAAGATCAAGGCGCACCTCCTTCGCGAACTGCCGAAGCACACGGCGGTGCTTGTCCACGGCAACCAGGGATTCAAGCGCACCCTGCTTCCGCCCCTGGAACCGGATGGAAAGGTGTCGCCTTGGTTTCGGCGAAAATTCTTCTGA
- a CDS encoding TolC family protein produces the protein MLSFSNDTSPENVCRLLRTGANFIISASVAALTGCQFYQPSPLDASGQAGAWRQRGPADEKVRDFARQLETSAPRTVIFDPSDGLTMAEGEVVALVYNPDLRVARLRAGVAQATAEHAGRWDDPELSIDVLKVTRSVPSPWIVGSALSLTIPISGRLAVEKSRANAEHHAALARVAEEEWRTLRELRKAWFTWSADRLRLEQAERIVGSLDSVVETTGKLAEAGELPRTESALFKIEQESRKADIARLRGRVKEGEQEIRSLMGISPNAAASITPTLAAPGGKDLGNLSESNPSLIRFRSEYEVSELTLLREIRKQYPDLELGPNFEDDQGQSKIGVIGAIPIPIFNSNKGGIAAARAEREVARAAYETELERTEGRLAAMRARLGGARSRRQSLDSNVVPLVDRQIEDAGKVLELGEGDSLVLLESLVRAHEAKLDLIEARLEESDTQNEIRYLLGPDRIAASTK, from the coding sequence ATGCTTTCATTTTCCAACGATACTTCACCTGAAAACGTCTGTCGCCTTTTGCGAACGGGCGCAAACTTCATCATTTCCGCATCGGTGGCAGCGCTCACCGGTTGCCAGTTCTATCAACCCTCACCCCTTGACGCTTCCGGCCAAGCAGGAGCTTGGCGGCAGCGCGGCCCGGCGGACGAAAAAGTCCGCGACTTCGCACGGCAGCTCGAAACCAGTGCGCCCCGGACGGTTATTTTCGATCCCAGCGATGGTCTGACTATGGCTGAGGGCGAGGTCGTCGCCCTCGTTTACAATCCCGATCTGCGCGTCGCCCGCCTCAGGGCCGGGGTCGCCCAGGCCACCGCCGAACACGCGGGACGCTGGGACGATCCCGAACTCAGCATCGACGTGCTCAAGGTCACCCGAAGCGTGCCCAGCCCGTGGATCGTCGGCTCCGCCTTGTCGCTGACCATCCCGATCTCGGGCCGCCTGGCGGTGGAGAAATCCCGTGCCAATGCCGAGCACCACGCCGCTCTCGCCCGCGTCGCCGAAGAGGAATGGAGAACTCTGCGCGAACTGCGCAAGGCATGGTTCACATGGTCGGCGGATCGGCTACGGCTTGAGCAGGCGGAACGCATCGTCGGTTCGCTGGATTCGGTCGTCGAAACCACCGGCAAGCTGGCGGAGGCGGGAGAACTCCCGCGCACCGAATCCGCGCTCTTCAAGATCGAGCAGGAAAGCCGCAAGGCCGACATCGCCCGACTTCGCGGACGGGTGAAGGAGGGCGAGCAGGAAATTCGCTCGCTGATGGGAATTTCTCCAAACGCGGCAGCTTCAATCACACCGACGCTCGCCGCGCCCGGCGGGAAAGACCTTGGAAATCTTTCGGAAAGCAACCCTTCACTCATCCGTTTCCGCAGCGAATACGAAGTGTCCGAACTCACCTTGCTCCGGGAAATCCGCAAGCAATACCCCGACCTCGAACTGGGCCCTAATTTCGAGGACGACCAAGGCCAGTCGAAGATCGGCGTGATCGGCGCAATTCCGATTCCCATTTTCAACTCGAACAAGGGAGGCATTGCCGCGGCCCGCGCCGAACGCGAGGTCGCCCGAGCCGCTTATGAAACGGAGCTGGAGCGAACCGAAGGCCGATTGGCCGCCATGCGCGCCCGTCTCGGAGGTGCCCGCTCCCGCCGCCAGTCACTCGACTCGAACGTCGTGCCGCTTGTGGATCGCCAGATCGAAGACGCTGGCAAGGTGCTTGAACTCGGCGAAGGCGACAGCCTCGTGCTGTTGGAAAGTCTCGTCCGCGCGCACGAAGCCAAGCTCGACCTGATCGAAGCCCGTCTCGAAGAGAGCGATACCCAAAATGAAATCCGTTATCTGCTAGGCCCCGACCGCATCGCAGCCAGCACCAAATGA
- a CDS encoding efflux RND transporter permease subunit gives MLSRLIKFSLDHASLVLLAAGLMLAIVAVRISETSVDVFPELNAPTVVIMTEAPGLAADEVEQYVTFPIESSVNGMPGVRRVRTSSAIGLSIAYVEFDWEMDIMTARQLVSERIDSVREDLPPDAHAEMTPITSITGEIMLLAASSPGGELSDMELRAYAEYDLRNKLLALPGVSQISVIGGELPEYQVLVRQEDLRLYDLTIEDVATAAGASHSTLSAGYLANVDSLELPVRQSGRVRSVADIAGTVIKYHDQFPVTIGNVAEVRMGPAPKRGTGADGGLPAVVMTVQKAPGTNTLAITEQIDAMLDELEPTLPEGLKINRQIFRQADFIDLSVGNVVTALRDAAIIVAVILILFLLNVRTTIITLTAIPLSLAAGILVLEWLNVSINVMSLGGLAIAVGSLVDDAIIDVENVFRRLNENSAKPTAERRPRLDVILDASNEIRPAMVFATVIIVLVFLPLMFMEGIEGRFFRPLGIAFGVSIIASLVVALTVTPAMCRFLMKGKAEGAEEKDTPVVRWLKGFYVPAVRHAVRYRKIVVGAALVATLMSLWLASSFGRSFLPEFNEGTFTVGLFAPPGTSLEASDRMASAIEKQLLALEGVRSVTRRTGRAERDEHAEPVSNSEIDVTLKTGFDKDEVRTQVSEILERVPGITTNIGQPIEHRLSHILSGTPAAIAINVYGDDLSTLRIISKEIEGALRPLPGTRDVAANREVMIQSLPVDYRPADLAAYGLTPQSAAKQVRDSIYGVSVAEINEGLKRYDLSVRLADEERDDLRDLKNLVLRGKDGALVRLHEVADIGPEMTSNLIARENAQRKGVVTLNVAEGYNLGDLVEEVRLLVDPIVQKHGYTVTYGGQFEAQQSASRTILVFSGLVVIIMLILLQLAIGSLRVALLVMVNLPLALIGGIVAIYLAESPGVFSNTWALFGLGGHYTAPVISIASMVGFITLFGIAVRNGILLVNHYQHLVQHEGYTMFDAIIQGSAERLVPILMTALTAALAVVPIILHGDQPGNEILAPLSVVILGGLLSSTFLNLVVVPAGYALLHRVSAKNPNPQT, from the coding sequence ATGTTATCACGTCTCATCAAATTTTCGCTCGACCATGCCTCGCTGGTCTTGCTCGCCGCAGGACTGATGCTGGCCATCGTCGCCGTGCGTATTTCGGAAACCTCGGTCGATGTGTTTCCTGAACTCAACGCCCCGACCGTCGTCATCATGACCGAAGCTCCCGGCCTCGCCGCGGACGAGGTCGAGCAATATGTCACCTTCCCCATTGAAAGCTCGGTCAACGGCATGCCGGGTGTGCGCCGCGTGCGCACCTCCAGCGCCATCGGTTTGTCCATCGCCTATGTCGAGTTCGACTGGGAAATGGATATCATGACCGCCCGCCAGCTCGTGTCCGAGCGGATCGATTCGGTCCGCGAGGACCTGCCGCCGGATGCCCATGCGGAGATGACGCCCATCACTTCGATCACCGGAGAAATCATGCTGCTTGCTGCTTCTTCACCCGGCGGGGAACTCAGCGACATGGAACTACGCGCCTACGCCGAGTATGACCTTCGCAACAAGCTGCTCGCTCTCCCGGGCGTTTCCCAAATCTCAGTGATCGGTGGCGAGTTACCCGAATACCAGGTGCTCGTCCGGCAGGAAGACCTGCGTCTCTATGATCTAACCATTGAAGATGTGGCCACGGCCGCAGGCGCATCGCACAGCACGCTGAGCGCGGGCTACCTTGCCAACGTTGATTCGCTGGAACTGCCGGTCCGCCAAAGCGGGCGGGTGCGTTCCGTCGCAGACATCGCCGGCACGGTCATCAAATACCACGACCAGTTCCCCGTCACCATTGGCAACGTGGCAGAAGTCCGCATGGGGCCAGCTCCGAAGCGTGGCACCGGCGCGGATGGTGGCCTGCCTGCGGTCGTCATGACCGTCCAGAAGGCACCCGGCACCAACACGCTCGCGATCACCGAGCAGATCGACGCGATGCTTGATGAGCTGGAACCGACCCTTCCCGAAGGACTCAAAATCAATCGCCAGATCTTTCGCCAGGCAGACTTCATCGACCTATCTGTCGGCAACGTCGTCACTGCCCTGCGCGATGCCGCGATCATCGTCGCGGTCATCCTCATTCTGTTCCTGCTCAATGTCCGCACCACCATCATTACCCTAACCGCCATTCCGCTCTCGCTCGCGGCAGGCATCCTAGTGCTCGAATGGTTGAACGTTTCGATCAACGTCATGTCCCTCGGCGGACTCGCCATCGCCGTCGGCAGTCTTGTCGATGACGCGATCATCGACGTGGAAAACGTTTTCCGAAGGCTCAATGAAAACTCAGCGAAACCAACCGCGGAGCGACGACCGCGCCTCGACGTAATTCTCGATGCCAGCAACGAAATTCGTCCGGCGATGGTCTTCGCGACCGTCATCATCGTTCTGGTGTTTCTTCCGCTGATGTTCATGGAAGGCATCGAAGGCCGCTTTTTCCGTCCACTTGGAATTGCCTTCGGAGTCTCGATCATCGCCTCGCTGGTGGTCGCTCTAACAGTAACCCCCGCAATGTGCCGTTTCCTGATGAAAGGCAAAGCCGAAGGAGCCGAGGAAAAGGATACCCCGGTCGTCCGCTGGCTGAAAGGTTTCTACGTGCCAGCAGTGCGCCATGCGGTGCGGTATCGCAAAATTGTCGTCGGAGCCGCACTCGTCGCGACGCTGATGTCGCTATGGCTGGCATCCAGCTTCGGTCGATCTTTCCTCCCGGAGTTCAACGAAGGCACCTTTACCGTCGGCCTTTTTGCTCCGCCCGGAACTTCCTTGGAAGCCAGCGACCGCATGGCCAGCGCGATTGAAAAACAACTGCTCGCTCTCGAAGGAGTACGCAGCGTAACCCGCCGCACCGGACGCGCCGAACGCGACGAACACGCCGAGCCGGTCAGCAACTCAGAGATCGACGTAACGCTCAAAACCGGCTTCGACAAAGACGAAGTGCGGACGCAAGTCAGCGAAATCCTTGAAAGGGTGCCGGGCATCACCACCAACATCGGTCAGCCCATCGAGCACCGCCTCAGCCACATTCTCTCGGGAACACCTGCGGCCATCGCCATCAACGTCTATGGAGACGATCTCTCAACACTCCGCATCATTTCCAAGGAAATCGAAGGCGCGCTCAGGCCCTTGCCCGGCACACGTGATGTCGCCGCCAACCGCGAGGTGATGATCCAGTCCCTGCCTGTTGATTATCGCCCTGCCGATCTCGCCGCCTACGGCCTCACTCCCCAAAGTGCGGCCAAACAGGTGCGCGACTCGATCTATGGCGTGTCAGTTGCGGAGATTAACGAAGGATTGAAACGCTACGACCTTTCCGTCAGGCTTGCCGATGAAGAACGCGACGATCTGCGAGATCTCAAAAACCTCGTCCTCCGTGGCAAAGACGGCGCCCTTGTGCGCCTTCACGAAGTCGCCGACATCGGCCCCGAGATGACCTCCAACCTGATCGCCCGGGAAAACGCACAGCGCAAAGGAGTGGTCACGCTCAACGTGGCGGAAGGCTATAACCTCGGCGACCTTGTCGAGGAAGTCCGCCTGCTCGTCGATCCCATCGTGCAAAAGCATGGCTACACCGTGACTTATGGCGGCCAGTTCGAGGCGCAGCAATCCGCCAGCCGCACGATCCTCGTTTTCAGCGGCCTGGTGGTCATCATCATGCTCATCCTTCTCCAACTCGCCATCGGCTCGCTCCGTGTCGCGCTGCTGGTGATGGTGAACCTGCCCCTTGCCCTCATCGGCGGGATCGTCGCGATCTATCTCGCGGAATCACCCGGCGTGTTCAGCAACACCTGGGCCTTGTTCGGCCTCGGAGGGCACTACACCGCGCCGGTCATCTCGATTGCCAGCATGGTAGGTTTCATCACCCTTTTCGGCATCGCCGTGCGCAACGGAATCCTGCTGGTGAACCACTACCAACACCTTGTCCAACACGAGGGATACACCATGTTCGACGCGATCATCCAAGGATCGGCCGAACGCCTCGTCCCCATCCTGATGACAGCCCTCACCGCCGCGCTCGCAGTCGTTCCCATCATCTTGCACGGCGACCAGCCGGGCAACGAGATCCTGGCTCCATTGTCCGTAGTCATCCTCGGAGGCCTGCTATCCTCTACCTTCCTCAATCTTGTCGTCGTCCCCGCCGGGTATGCACTGCTGCACCGCGTGTCCGCCAAGAACCCCAATCCCCAAACCTAA
- the chrA gene encoding chromate efflux transporter has protein sequence MIEMKMDTTSPTPAPPAHPTFLQALLVWVKIGLLSFGGPAGQIALMHRELVDRRKWVSDKRFLHALNYCMLLPGPEAQQLAVYTGWLLHGVRGGLVAGALFVLPGALFMLGISVAYMMFGQVPWFEAIFYGLKAAVMAIVAAAVWRIGGKVLKNPVMWAIAAVSFIAIFQFGVPFPLIIISALVLGLTLGRRFPQYFKTGGGHGAAAETTAHYVISDSVPDRIGIPTLGRTLLKTAFWLVLWILPVVFCLGLLGRGHVLTEEGLFFGKAAMVTFGGAYAVLPYVAQQAVEVQGWLSATQMMDGLGLAETTPGPLILVLQFVGFVGGWNDPGGLSPLAMAALASGMTTWVTFIPGYLFIFVGAPFMERSRGNLSFETALSAVTAAVAGVILNLAVWFSWHVIRPEPGAFDWVPLALGAVFLFLLRKMKWDVLTVVGLGAAVGLALHLAGVR, from the coding sequence ATGATTGAAATGAAAATGGATACGACCTCGCCGACTCCCGCGCCGCCCGCCCACCCGACCTTTCTCCAAGCGCTTCTGGTGTGGGTGAAAATCGGCCTGCTGAGTTTTGGCGGCCCCGCAGGGCAGATCGCGTTGATGCACCGGGAGCTGGTGGACCGGCGGAAATGGGTGAGCGACAAGCGGTTCCTGCACGCGTTGAATTACTGCATGCTGCTGCCCGGGCCGGAAGCCCAGCAACTGGCGGTCTACACCGGCTGGCTGCTGCACGGGGTGCGAGGCGGACTTGTGGCGGGAGCGCTTTTCGTGCTGCCGGGGGCGCTGTTCATGCTGGGGATCAGCGTGGCTTACATGATGTTCGGCCAAGTGCCGTGGTTTGAGGCAATTTTCTACGGGCTGAAAGCGGCGGTCATGGCCATCGTTGCGGCGGCGGTGTGGCGGATCGGCGGGAAGGTGCTCAAAAATCCGGTGATGTGGGCGATCGCGGCGGTTTCCTTCATTGCGATTTTCCAGTTTGGCGTTCCGTTTCCGCTGATCATCATTTCGGCGCTGGTGCTCGGGCTGACACTGGGGCGGCGGTTTCCCCAGTATTTCAAAACCGGTGGCGGCCACGGCGCGGCGGCGGAAACTACGGCGCATTATGTGATTTCCGACAGCGTTCCCGACCGGATCGGCATCCCGACGCTGGGCCGCACGCTGCTGAAGACGGCTTTCTGGCTGGTACTGTGGATTCTGCCCGTCGTGTTTTGCCTCGGCCTGTTGGGACGCGGGCATGTGTTGACGGAGGAAGGCTTGTTTTTCGGGAAGGCAGCGATGGTAACCTTCGGCGGAGCTTACGCGGTGCTGCCGTATGTCGCCCAGCAAGCGGTGGAAGTTCAAGGCTGGCTCAGCGCGACGCAGATGATGGACGGGCTAGGCCTCGCGGAAACGACGCCGGGGCCGCTGATTCTGGTGCTGCAATTCGTCGGATTCGTCGGCGGGTGGAATGATCCGGGCGGGCTGTCACCGCTGGCGATGGCGGCGCTCGCCTCCGGGATGACGACGTGGGTGACGTTTATTCCGGGCTATCTCTTCATTTTCGTCGGTGCGCCCTTTATGGAGCGCAGCCGGGGAAATCTGAGTTTCGAAACGGCGCTTTCCGCGGTGACCGCCGCAGTGGCGGGCGTGATCTTGAACCTCGCGGTTTGGTTTTCTTGGCACGTCATCCGCCCGGAGCCGGGGGCCTTCGATTGGGTCCCGCTCGCGCTCGGCGCGGTGTTCCTTTTCCTCCTGCGGAAGATGAAATGGGACGTTCTCACCGTCGTCGGTTTGGGCGCGGCGGTCGGGCTTGCGTTGCACTTGGCCGGAGTGCGGTGA
- a CDS encoding chromate resistance protein: MSESPWILLLYSLPTGRGSARVAVWRKLRKSGALPFKTSAYLLPNRPELLERFQWLAQEVNEAGGEATLAIVSELEGLSREDMIRQFNEARAADYEPLSTALSALVSRQRESADDAVQAEVEKLRRRYREIRQVDFFDSAQGGNIEIQLDRAASLIGNRDPEAALQVFSTKEFSSKTWLTRPQPAIDRVGSAWLIRNFIDPQAEFVFANDPGSQPAAIPYDMMGVEFTHHGDDCTFETLLKRFGLVDPGLRKLAERVHDADLEDGKFQTVEAFGLDRIFKGWAKLGVADDEIFARGFPCFDALYAVFKTPSND; the protein is encoded by the coding sequence ATGTCCGAGAGCCCGTGGATCCTGCTTCTTTACAGCCTGCCGACCGGCCGTGGCAGTGCGCGGGTTGCGGTATGGCGGAAGTTGAGGAAATCCGGCGCCCTGCCATTCAAGACATCGGCCTACCTGTTACCCAACCGCCCGGAGTTGCTGGAACGTTTTCAGTGGCTGGCGCAGGAGGTGAACGAGGCCGGCGGAGAAGCGACCTTGGCCATCGTCTCCGAGTTGGAGGGATTGAGCCGGGAAGACATGATTCGCCAGTTCAACGAGGCCCGCGCTGCCGATTACGAGCCGCTCTCGACGGCCCTCAGCGCACTGGTCTCCCGCCAGCGGGAATCGGCGGATGACGCGGTGCAGGCGGAAGTTGAGAAACTGCGGCGGCGCTACCGCGAGATCCGCCAAGTGGATTTTTTCGATTCCGCGCAGGGCGGGAACATCGAAATTCAGCTCGACCGCGCCGCTTCTTTGATCGGAAACCGCGATCCGGAAGCGGCTTTACAGGTCTTTTCGACCAAAGAATTTTCCTCGAAAACCTGGCTGACCCGGCCGCAGCCCGCGATCGACCGGGTGGGTTCCGCGTGGTTGATCCGGAACTTCATCGATCCTCAAGCGGAGTTCGTTTTCGCGAATGATCCGGGCAGCCAGCCCGCGGCGATTCCTTACGACATGATGGGCGTCGAGTTCACCCACCACGGCGATGACTGCACATTTGAAACGCTGTTGAAGCGCTTCGGCCTTGTGGATCCCGGCCTGCGAAAGCTCGCCGAGAGGGTCCACGACGCGGACCTGGAGGACGGGAAATTCCAGACGGTGGAAGCGTTCGGGCTGGACCGGATTTTCAAAGGCTGGGCCAAGCTGGGTGTGGCGGATGATGAGATTTTCGCCCGCGGTTTCCCGTGTTTCGACGCGCTGTATGCCGTCTTCAAGACTCCTTCAAATGATTGA
- a CDS encoding DUF1259 domain-containing protein — translation MKAFQLIPALLACLPLSLAALDNPKIEELTGLKGTFNEDEQVFKVTWPRGDLGITVDGWKMPAFMGLTTWAAFTEGKKESAMVMGDLVLLQDEVNPVMSALLDAGLDVTALHNHFFHDDPKVYFMHIAGEGSVDKLATGVRAGLDKVKEIRAASAQPATSFGGGIPQESAITAAPLAEIMGSQPQEKDGMVKFVIGRTAKMDCGCEIGKEMGVNTWAAFAGNDDNAVVDGDFACLESELQGVLKSLRSGGIHIVAIHHHMTSENPRYIFLHYWGRGKATDLAAKLKLALDTQSK, via the coding sequence ATGAAAGCCTTCCAACTCATTCCCGCACTGCTCGCCTGCCTGCCGCTGTCTCTCGCCGCGCTGGACAATCCGAAGATCGAGGAACTCACCGGTCTCAAAGGCACCTTCAACGAAGACGAACAAGTCTTCAAAGTTACGTGGCCGCGCGGCGACCTCGGAATCACCGTGGACGGGTGGAAAATGCCCGCATTCATGGGACTCACCACTTGGGCAGCCTTCACGGAGGGGAAAAAGGAATCCGCCATGGTGATGGGCGATCTGGTGCTGCTTCAGGACGAGGTCAACCCGGTGATGAGCGCGCTCCTGGATGCGGGGCTGGACGTCACCGCGCTGCACAACCACTTTTTCCATGACGATCCCAAAGTTTATTTCATGCACATCGCGGGCGAGGGCAGCGTGGACAAACTCGCGACGGGAGTCCGCGCCGGACTCGATAAGGTGAAGGAAATTCGTGCCGCCTCGGCCCAGCCCGCCACCTCGTTCGGCGGGGGTATTCCACAGGAAAGCGCGATCACCGCCGCGCCGCTGGCTGAAATCATGGGCAGCCAGCCGCAGGAGAAGGACGGCATGGTGAAATTCGTGATCGGCCGCACCGCGAAAATGGACTGTGGCTGTGAGATCGGGAAAGAGATGGGGGTCAACACCTGGGCCGCCTTCGCCGGAAACGATGACAACGCGGTGGTTGACGGGGATTTCGCCTGCCTCGAAAGCGAGCTTCAAGGCGTTCTCAAATCCCTTCGCAGCGGTGGCATCCACATCGTCGCCATTCACCATCACATGACCTCGGAAAATCCCCGCTACATTTTCCTCCACTACTGGGGCCGTGGGAAAGCCACCGATCTTGCCGCCAAACTCAAATTGGCTCTCGACACACAAAGCAAATGA
- a CDS encoding relaxase domain-containing protein, whose product MLTLKHHFPSAATSTLFENHLPTAASDGCRWFGIGIKTLSLKNRVTVEALRTLLANRHPIGNELLATYPEAAIEKPLPLLTEVMMTMPRKLSKLVATDERIFAAHCRASSAAMRDLELFAATPVWDGRFPLCEVTFNVVAAAFDYSFIHLGTEILQSRYLLFNLTFHENEEEWRFLDTAEMVDVSWRVNENYLSYLAAELRGLGHEVTEKILYAFESSDRSLIKRLS is encoded by the coding sequence ATGTTGACGTTGAAACACCACTTTCCTTCTGCGGCCACATCGACTTTATTCGAGAACCATTTGCCTACCGCCGCCTCCGATGGTTGCCGGTGGTTTGGAATCGGCATCAAAACCCTGTCCCTCAAGAATCGTGTCACGGTGGAGGCGCTTCGGACGCTCCTCGCAAACCGTCATCCGATCGGCAACGAACTGTTGGCAACCTATCCAGAGGCAGCAATTGAGAAGCCTTTGCCGTTGTTGACCGAGGTCATGATGACAATGCCCCGAAAGCTCAGTAAGCTTGTTGCGACGGATGAAAGGATCTTCGCCGCGCATTGCCGGGCTTCCTCTGCTGCCATGAGGGATCTCGAATTGTTTGCTGCGACTCCCGTGTGGGACGGCAGGTTTCCACTTTGCGAAGTTACTTTCAACGTCGTGGCTGCGGCGTTCGATTATTCCTTCATCCACCTCGGTACGGAGATTCTGCAAAGCCGTTACCTTCTGTTCAATCTCACGTTCCACGAGAACGAGGAGGAATGGAGGTTCCTGGATACGGCTGAAATGGTCGATGTCAGTTGGCGCGTTAACGAAAACTACCTCTCGTATCTTGCCGCCGAATTGCGTGGCCTGGGACACGAGGTTACCGAAAAAATTCTTTACGCGTTCGAGTCTTCCGACCGGAGCCTCATCAAGCGTCTGAGCTGA